The DNA segment TAGCAGTCGTCTTGATAACCTATCTTTATATAACCATGAAACGCATATTGATTCTGATCTTTGTTTTTTTTCTACTTTGTATCGGTATTTCCGTTGAGGCTGCAAAGAAAGGCTCGGTAGAATTGCCATCAGTTATTGAGATTGTTGGAAAAGCAGGGGATGAGGTTTCTGATTTTCGGTTGAGATCATTCTGCAAAGAACAACATCTCCCGGCTACATCTATATATAAATGGAAAAATCACCTGGTGCTTTATGCCCGCTTCTCGAAACAAAACGTATATAACCGGATAAAGGTGCTGTATCCTTGGGCGGCAGTGAGATATTACAAAACTCCGTTTTATGTATTTGATCGTACTCACTGCAATGACAAGAAGGTGGCTAAGGAGTGGGAAAATATCCTTTTGACCGCTAATCTGGTAAAAGATACATTGCTTCAAAAAGAGTATTTGCAATATCATGCGACACAATACCAGGAATGGCCCGAAGTGTCGAATGGATTTTGTAATGCCGACTTTCAGCAATTGCTTGTATTTCGCAGTGGCCGCCAACTTATGCTTGTGATTAGTATTCCTAAGGGAAGGAGTTTGGATGAGCTGAATCCTAAGACCACAGAAAATAATCCCCGTGTGGATGAGTGGAACCGCCGTATGGCTAAATATCAGGAAGGCTTGCCCGAAGCAATGCCCGGTGAAGTTTGGTCTTTCCTTAAACCCATTAAAGAATAATT comes from the Parabacteroides sp. FAFU027 genome and includes:
- a CDS encoding L-rhamnose mutarotase; this translates as MKRILILIFVFFLLCIGISVEAAKKGSVELPSVIEIVGKAGDEVSDFRLRSFCKEQHLPATSIYKWKNHLVLYARFSKQNVYNRIKVLYPWAAVRYYKTPFYVFDRTHCNDKKVAKEWENILLTANLVKDTLLQKEYLQYHATQYQEWPEVSNGFCNADFQQLLVFRSGRQLMLVISIPKGRSLDELNPKTTENNPRVDEWNRRMAKYQEGLPEAMPGEVWSFLKPIKE